In a single window of the Pedococcus dokdonensis genome:
- a CDS encoding phosphatidylinositol mannoside acyltransferase, with product MTSLGDLLAVSGYRLGWGTVRRLPERTALTVFEQLADLTTARGGKGVRRLRSNYARARPELSAAELDALVKEGMRSYLRYYCEAFRLPDRSQAEIVASVRVEGDGPVRAELAAGRPVVCFLGHLGNWDLAGAWGTTAIAPVVTVAERLEPEEVYAEFLAFRESLGMTILPLTGGGDVFAQLRGHLTKPVLMPLLADRDLTDRGVEVDLLGHRSKMAAGPAALSLATGAALFPVSIHYERLERPSWKHRTVITFHERVEVPTTGATRAKAVAMTQACADALGAAIVEHTADWHMLQRVFLDDLEPRPGRAPGEWP from the coding sequence ATGACCAGCCTTGGCGACCTGCTCGCCGTCAGCGGCTACCGCCTGGGGTGGGGCACCGTGCGCCGGCTCCCCGAGCGGACGGCACTCACGGTCTTCGAGCAGCTCGCCGACCTCACCACCGCACGGGGCGGCAAGGGTGTGCGGCGGCTGCGCAGCAACTACGCCAGGGCGCGCCCCGAGCTCTCGGCGGCAGAGCTCGACGCCCTGGTCAAGGAGGGCATGCGCTCCTACCTGCGCTACTACTGCGAAGCCTTCCGGCTGCCCGACCGCAGCCAGGCGGAGATCGTCGCATCGGTGCGCGTCGAGGGCGACGGTCCCGTCCGGGCGGAGCTGGCCGCAGGCCGGCCTGTCGTCTGCTTCCTCGGCCACCTCGGAAACTGGGACCTCGCCGGCGCGTGGGGCACGACCGCCATCGCTCCGGTCGTCACCGTTGCGGAGCGGCTCGAGCCCGAGGAGGTGTATGCCGAGTTCCTCGCCTTCCGCGAGTCGCTCGGCATGACGATCCTGCCGCTCACCGGCGGCGGGGACGTCTTCGCGCAGCTGCGCGGCCACCTCACCAAGCCGGTGCTCATGCCGTTGCTCGCAGACCGTGACCTGACCGACCGCGGGGTCGAGGTGGACCTGCTCGGGCACCGCTCCAAGATGGCGGCCGGTCCGGCCGCGCTGTCGCTGGCCACGGGTGCCGCGCTGTTCCCGGTGTCGATCCACTACGAGCGACTCGAACGGCCCAGCTGGAAGCACCGGACCGTCATCACCTTCCACGAGCGGGTCGAGGTGCCGACGACGGGCGCGACCCGCGCCAAGGCGGTGGCGATGACCCAGGCGTGCGCCGACGCGCTCGGTGCAGCGATCGTCGAGCACACCGCCGACTGGCACATGTTGCAGCGAGTCTTCCTCGACGACCTCGAGCCCCGACCGGGTCGGGCGCCAGGGGAGTGGCCGTGA
- a CDS encoding glycosyltransferase family 4 protein has translation MRIGIVCPYSFDVPGGVQFHVRDLAEHFLGQGHHASVLAPADEDTPLPQYVESVGRAVPVRYNGSVARLNFGPLTAARVGRWLEAGDFDVLHIHEPVTPSIALLALWSAEGPVVATFHTSNLRSRAMQAAYPLLRPSLEKINGRIAVSEDARRTVTTHLGGDAVVIPNGVNVSRFADAAPDPRWTGTDAAPTIAFLGRIDEPRKGLPVLAAAMPTVLAAHPGARVLVAGPGDVEAARERLDPAVAAATEFLGMVSDEDKAALLSSVDVYVAPHTGGESFGIVLVEAMSAGAPVVASDLPAFVRVLDGGRAGCTFANEDGDDLARHLVRLLGDRAERERLGEAGHQRAWVFDWSVVAEDVMAVYDTVTHGADEARADAGADTRWTRLLRGRRGGEN, from the coding sequence GTGAGGATCGGGATCGTCTGCCCCTACTCGTTCGACGTGCCCGGCGGGGTGCAGTTCCACGTCCGCGACCTGGCCGAGCACTTCCTCGGGCAGGGGCACCACGCGTCGGTCCTGGCGCCGGCCGACGAAGACACCCCGCTGCCGCAGTACGTCGAGTCGGTGGGGCGCGCGGTGCCCGTGCGCTACAACGGTTCGGTCGCACGGCTGAACTTCGGGCCGCTCACCGCTGCTCGGGTGGGCCGGTGGCTGGAGGCCGGCGACTTCGACGTCCTGCACATCCATGAGCCGGTCACCCCCAGCATCGCGCTGCTGGCCCTCTGGTCGGCCGAAGGGCCGGTCGTGGCCACGTTCCACACGTCGAACCTGCGATCGCGAGCCATGCAGGCGGCATACCCGCTGCTGCGCCCGAGCCTGGAGAAGATCAACGGCCGCATCGCCGTGTCGGAGGACGCGCGACGCACGGTCACCACCCACCTCGGTGGTGACGCGGTCGTGATCCCCAACGGTGTCAACGTGTCGCGGTTCGCCGATGCCGCACCCGACCCGCGCTGGACCGGGACCGACGCGGCTCCCACCATCGCCTTCCTCGGTCGCATCGACGAGCCCCGCAAGGGCCTACCGGTGCTGGCCGCCGCGATGCCCACGGTGCTGGCGGCGCACCCGGGAGCGCGCGTGCTGGTCGCCGGGCCCGGAGACGTCGAGGCGGCCCGCGAGCGGCTCGATCCGGCCGTGGCCGCGGCGACCGAGTTCCTCGGCATGGTCAGCGACGAGGACAAGGCGGCGTTGCTGTCGTCGGTCGACGTCTACGTCGCGCCGCACACCGGCGGCGAGAGCTTCGGCATCGTCCTCGTCGAGGCGATGAGCGCGGGGGCCCCGGTCGTGGCCAGTGACCTGCCGGCGTTCGTGCGGGTGCTGGACGGGGGTCGAGCGGGATGCACGTTCGCCAACGAGGACGGCGACGACCTGGCCCGCCACCTCGTGCGGCTGCTGGGCGACCGCGCCGAGCGCGAGCGACTGGGCGAGGCCGGGCACCAGCGCGCGTGGGTGTTCGACTGGTCGGTGGTCGCCGAGGACGTGATGGCGGTCTACGACACCGTCACCCACGGTGCCGACGAGGCGCGTGCCGACGCCGGGGCGGACACCCGGTGGACCCGGCTGCTGCGCGGCCGGCGAGGAGGGGAGAACTGA
- the pdxS gene encoding pyridoxal 5'-phosphate synthase lyase subunit PdxS, whose translation MSADSTTTSQPTTGTSRVKRGMAEMLKGGVIMDVVNAEQAKIAEDAGAVAVMALERVPADIRAQGGVSRMSDPDMIDGIIEAVSIPVMAKARIGHFVEAQVLQSLGVDYIDESEVLTPADYANHIDKWNFTVPFVCGATNLGEALRRITEGAAMIRSKGEAGTGDVSNATTHMRQIRQQIRRLQGLPEDELFVAAKELQAPYELVKEVAELGKLPVVLFTAGGIATPADAAMMMQLGAEGVFVGSGIFKSGNPAQRAEAIVKATTFFDDPDVIAKVSRGLGEAMVGINVDEIPEPHRLAERGW comes from the coding sequence ATGTCCGCGGACAGCACCACCACCAGCCAGCCCACCACCGGCACCTCGCGCGTCAAGCGCGGCATGGCCGAGATGCTCAAGGGCGGCGTCATCATGGACGTCGTCAACGCCGAGCAGGCCAAGATCGCCGAGGACGCCGGCGCCGTCGCCGTGATGGCCCTCGAGCGGGTCCCGGCCGACATCCGCGCCCAGGGTGGCGTGTCCCGGATGTCCGACCCCGACATGATCGACGGCATCATCGAGGCCGTCTCGATCCCGGTGATGGCCAAGGCCCGCATCGGCCACTTCGTCGAGGCCCAGGTGCTCCAGTCGCTCGGGGTCGACTACATCGACGAGTCCGAGGTCCTCACCCCCGCCGACTACGCCAACCACATCGACAAGTGGAACTTCACCGTCCCCTTCGTCTGTGGCGCGACCAACCTCGGCGAGGCCCTGCGCCGCATCACCGAGGGTGCGGCGATGATCCGCTCCAAGGGTGAGGCGGGCACCGGTGACGTCTCCAACGCGACGACCCACATGCGCCAGATCCGCCAGCAGATCCGCCGTCTCCAGGGGCTGCCCGAGGACGAGCTGTTCGTCGCGGCCAAGGAGCTGCAGGCCCCCTACGAGCTGGTCAAGGAGGTCGCCGAGCTCGGCAAGCTCCCGGTCGTGCTGTTCACCGCCGGTGGGATCGCGACCCCGGCGGACGCGGCGATGATGATGCAGCTCGGCGCCGAGGGTGTCTTCGTCGGCTCGGGCATCTTCAAGTCCGGCAACCCCGCCCAGCGCGCCGAGGCGATCGTCAAGGCGACCACCTTCTTCGACGACCCCGACGTGATCGCCAAGGTCTCGCGCGGCCTGGGCGAGGCGATGGTCGGCATCAACGTCGACGAGATCCCCGAGCCGCACCGCCTCGCCGAGCGCGGCTGGTGA
- the kynU gene encoding kynureninase has product MTDLAARARDLDDQHSATDRRSAFRIPEGVIYLDGNSLGALSVAAAETAADVVARQWGEQLIRAWNESDWWGAPERVGDRIGELVGAAPGQVVVTDSTSINLFKTIVAASRMRPGRSTVLTDPDSFPTDVYIARSACDLLGLTLELVPTPDAPARIAELGDSLALAAYSQVDYRTGEQWDLPALTRAAHDVGALVCWDLCHSAGAMPVGLDEGGADLAVGCGYKYLSGGPGAPAFVYVRREHLPSFENVLSGWQGHANPFGMSTDYDPAATITRARVGTAPLLSLLTMEGALTAYDGLSIEDVRARSLSLTGLFIEALDALGVDLPLATPREEARRGSQVSLRHPEAYAVVQALIARGVIGDFRETDIVRLGFSPLYLSHADVVAAAEHVAAVLEGREFERDEFRARSTVT; this is encoded by the coding sequence ATGACCGACCTCGCCGCCCGCGCCCGCGACCTCGACGACCAGCACTCCGCCACCGACCGCCGCAGTGCCTTCCGCATCCCCGAGGGAGTGATCTACCTCGACGGCAACTCGCTCGGCGCCCTGTCGGTCGCCGCGGCCGAGACGGCTGCCGACGTCGTGGCCCGACAGTGGGGCGAGCAGCTCATCCGGGCCTGGAACGAGTCCGACTGGTGGGGGGCTCCCGAGCGGGTGGGCGACCGCATCGGGGAGCTCGTCGGCGCCGCGCCCGGACAGGTCGTCGTCACCGACTCGACGTCGATCAACCTGTTCAAGACCATCGTCGCCGCCTCGCGGATGCGACCCGGTCGCAGCACGGTGCTGACCGACCCCGACTCGTTCCCGACCGACGTCTACATCGCGCGCTCGGCCTGCGACCTGCTCGGCCTGACCCTGGAGCTGGTGCCGACGCCCGACGCCCCGGCCCGGATCGCCGAGCTGGGCGACTCGCTGGCCCTGGCGGCCTACTCCCAGGTCGACTACCGGACCGGCGAGCAGTGGGACCTCCCGGCCCTGACCCGCGCCGCGCACGACGTCGGGGCCCTGGTCTGCTGGGACCTCTGCCACTCGGCCGGCGCGATGCCGGTCGGGCTCGACGAGGGCGGGGCCGATCTCGCCGTGGGGTGCGGCTACAAGTACCTCAGCGGCGGCCCCGGCGCCCCTGCCTTCGTCTACGTGCGCCGCGAACACCTGCCGAGCTTCGAGAACGTCCTGTCCGGCTGGCAGGGCCACGCCAACCCGTTCGGGATGTCCACCGACTACGACCCGGCCGCGACGATCACGCGGGCCCGGGTCGGCACGGCCCCGCTGCTCAGCCTGCTGACGATGGAAGGCGCGCTGACGGCATACGACGGCTTGTCGATCGAGGACGTGCGGGCCCGCTCGCTGTCGCTGACCGGGCTCTTCATCGAGGCGCTCGACGCCCTGGGCGTCGACCTGCCGCTGGCCACCCCGCGCGAGGAGGCGCGGCGGGGCTCACAGGTGAGCCTGCGACACCCCGAGGCGTATGCCGTGGTGCAGGCGCTGATCGCCCGTGGCGTGATCGGCGACTTCCGGGAGACCGACATCGTGCGGCTCGGCTTCAGCCCCCTCTACCTGTCGCACGCCGACGTCGTGGCCGCGGCCGAGCACGTCGCGGCAGTGCTTGAGGGGCGCGAGTTCGAGCGGGACGAGTTCCGCGCCCGCAGCACCGTCACCTGA